A DNA window from Archocentrus centrarchus isolate MPI-CPG fArcCen1 chromosome 15, fArcCen1, whole genome shotgun sequence contains the following coding sequences:
- the klhdc3 gene encoding kelch domain-containing protein 3 isoform X2, protein MLRWTVHLEGGPRRVNHAAVAVGHKVYSFGGYCSGEDYETLRQIDVHVFNTVSLRWMKLPPVRIAGHERVREVPYMRYGHTAVLLDDTIYLWGGRNDTEGACNVLYAFDVNNHRWYTPKTSGTVPGARDGHSACVLGKAMYIFGGYEQLADCFSNDIHKLDTTSMVWSLINARGTPARWRDFHSATIIGTKMFVFGGRADRLGPFHSNNEVYCNKIRVFDTETNCWLTTPSTQPLPEGRRSHSAFSYNGELYIFGGYNSHMERHFNDLWKFNPENFTWKKVEPKGKGPCPRRRQCCCMVGDRIILFGGTRLS, encoded by the exons ATGTTGCGCTGGACGGTGCACCTAGAAGGAGGGCCACGGAGAGTCAACCATGCTGCTGTGGCAGTGGGGCACAAGGTGTACTCCTTTGGAGGCTACTGCTCCGGGGAGGACTATGAGACACTCCGCCAGATTGATGTGCACGTCTTCAACACAG tgtcATTGCGCTGGATGAAGTTGCCTCCAGTGAGGATTGCAGGTCATGAACGTGTCCGTGAAGTGCCATATATGCGTTATGGCcacacagctgtgctgctggATGATACTATCTACCTCTGGGGCGGGCGTAACGACACAGAGGGGGCCTGCAATGTGCTCTATGCTTTTGATGTCA ATAACCACAGATGGTACACACCCAAGACTTCAGGGACTGTTCCAGGAGCAAGGGATGGCCACTCGGCCTGTGTTCTGGGGAAggcaatgtatatatttggagGATATGAACAGCTG gCTGACTGCTTCTCCAATGACATCCACAAGCTGGATACCACTAGCATGGTTTGGTCACTAATTAATGCCAGA GGCACCCCAGCACGCTGGAGAGACTTCCACTCAGCTACCATCATCGGgacaaaaatgtttgtgtttggagGGCGGGCAGATCGCCTTGGTCCCTTCCACTCCAACAATGAGGTCTACTGCAATAAGATCAGAGTGTTTGACACAGAGACCAACTGCTGGCTGACCACCCCTTCAACACAACCATTGCCAGAGGGACGCAGGAGTCATTCAGCCT tttcctACAATGGAGAGCTGTACATATTTGGAGGATACAATTCCCACATGGAACGACACTTCAACGACCTTTGGAAATTCAATCCAG AAAACTTTACGTGGAAGAAAGTTGAACCTAAAGGGAAAGGTCCATGCCCTCGAAGGCGGCAGTGCTGCTGTATGGTTGGAGATCGAATCATCCTCTTTGGAGGAACCAG GTTGAGCTAA